One Methylomonas sp. LL1 DNA window includes the following coding sequences:
- a CDS encoding DUF4160 domain-containing protein → MFHNEHNPPHFHAEYQGQRGVFSIDGNMVKGNITSKTAKKLIQEWALLHQNELMQNWHKATQGKQIDRIEPLN, encoded by the coding sequence ATGTTTCATAACGAGCACAATCCGCCACATTTTCATGCCGAGTATCAAGGTCAAAGAGGTGTATTCAGCATTGATGGCAACATGGTCAAAGGCAATATTACCTCCAAGACGGCCAAGAAATTGATACAGGAGTGGGCGTTGCTTCATCAAAACGAACTCATGCAAAATTGGCATAAAGCCACGCAAGGTAAACAGATTGATAGAATTGAACCTCTCAATTAG
- a CDS encoding type II toxin-antitoxin system VapC family toxin, protein MDTHIWYWWINQIPGRLSSGIVDLIEQADEVAVSAISVFEMAWLVRHGRIELGGEFEQWLEDVIESDCVKFLPVTPQIASLAVAFPAYLELQGRDRP, encoded by the coding sequence TTGGATACGCATATTTGGTATTGGTGGATTAATCAGATTCCGGGGCGATTGTCGTCCGGTATTGTCGATTTAATCGAGCAAGCCGATGAAGTAGCTGTTTCCGCGATTTCCGTTTTCGAGATGGCGTGGTTGGTTCGGCACGGAAGAATCGAATTGGGTGGCGAATTCGAGCAATGGCTTGAAGATGTCATTGAATCGGATTGTGTCAAATTCCTGCCAGTTACTCCGCAGATTGCCAGTTTAGCTGTGGCGTTTCCGGCTTATCTTGAGTTGCAAGGCCGGGATCGGCCGTGA
- the cysK gene encoding cysteine synthase A yields the protein MWYHDNSQSIGRTPLVRLNRITQGYQARVLVKVEGRNPSYSVKCRVGAALILDAERRGLIHAGTELVEATSGNSGIALAAMAAARGLSVTLTMPDNMSLERQTLLKAYGAKLVLTDGSLGMRGAVVQANAIAADDPERFLLLEQFKNPANPAIHQQTTGPEIWRDTDGEIDVFVAGVGTGGTLTGVSRYLKQQCRQDVFSVAVEPAASPVLSQLRAGLPLMPGAHAIQGIGAGFLPDNLDMNLVDAVEQVSDDEAIDYARRLAKEEGILAGISSGAAVAASVRFAANPKYAGKTIVVILPDSGERYLSSRLFR from the coding sequence ATGTGGTATCACGATAATTCCCAGTCCATAGGCCGCACGCCGCTGGTTAGGTTGAACCGGATTACCCAAGGCTATCAAGCGAGGGTACTGGTCAAAGTGGAAGGGCGTAATCCATCCTATTCGGTCAAATGCCGGGTGGGCGCCGCGCTGATTCTGGATGCCGAACGGCGGGGGCTAATCCATGCCGGTACGGAATTGGTGGAAGCAACCAGCGGCAATTCCGGGATTGCTCTGGCCGCCATGGCGGCCGCGCGCGGCCTGTCCGTCACCTTGACCATGCCTGATAACATGAGCCTGGAGCGGCAAACCTTGCTGAAAGCATACGGCGCCAAGCTGGTTTTGACCGACGGTTCCCTGGGAATGCGCGGCGCGGTTGTTCAGGCAAACGCAATCGCAGCCGATGATCCGGAACGCTTTTTATTGTTGGAACAGTTCAAGAATCCGGCTAATCCGGCCATTCACCAGCAAACCACCGGACCGGAGATTTGGCGCGATACCGATGGCGAGATTGATGTATTCGTTGCCGGTGTCGGTACCGGCGGCACCCTGACCGGTGTCAGCCGCTATTTGAAACAACAATGCCGGCAAGACGTGTTCAGCGTGGCAGTCGAGCCGGCGGCCAGTCCGGTTTTGAGCCAGCTTCGCGCCGGCTTGCCGCTGATGCCTGGGGCGCACGCTATTCAAGGCATTGGCGCCGGTTTCTTGCCCGATAATCTGGATATGAATCTGGTCGATGCCGTCGAGCAGGTATCCGATGACGAAGCCATCGACTATGCACGCCGCTTGGCCAAGGAAGAAGGTATTCTGGCCGGAATTTCCAGCGGCGCCGCGGTTGCGGCCTCGGTGCGTTTTGCCGCTAATCCCAAGTACGCGGGCAAAACTATCGTTGTGATATTGCCGGATTCAGGCGAAAGGTATTTGAGCTCCCGTTTGTTCCGATGA
- the alaS gene encoding alanine--tRNA ligase, producing MKKMTSAELRAAFLEFFRQHGHAVRPSSSLIPGNDPTLLFTNAGMVQFKDVFLGREKLDFTRAATSQRCVRAGGKHNDLENVGYTARHHTFFEMLGNFSFGDYFKRDAIHFAWDFLTKELGISPTRLWVTVFDEDSEAEAIWLEDVKIDPTRFSRIGAKDNFWSMGDVGPCGPCTEIFYDHGEHVAGGPPGSPDEDGDRYIEIWNLVFMQYDRDKDGNLTPLPAPSVDTGMGLERISAVMQGVHSNYEIDLFQNLLKVAASLAGTDDLTNSSLRVIADHIRSCAFLVADGVLPSNEGRGYVLRRIVRRAIRHGYRLGIKDTFFYKLVAPLVAEMGEAYPELAKAQEQVERVLKKEEERFAETLEQGMKILETCVAKLDGHVIPGDVVFQLYDTYGFPVDLTADFAREHDLSVDHAGFEVEMAAQRDRARAGGSFAADYDQDIKHDSATEFTGYFHLDGSVQILGLFKKGLPVDSLEAGDEGVVILDQTPFYAESGGQVGDSGRIECDGAVFEVHDTQKQGGKLFLHKGKVLQGVLNEGQACEVSVDAEIRKATERNHSATHLLHAALRATLGEHVAQKGSQVNAERLRFDFSHFEPMTAAEIATVERLVNEQIRLNNPVAAEIMAKDDAVKAGAMALFGEKYGDEVRVLKIGDFSTELCGGTHVDRAGDIGLFKIVGETGVAAGVRRLEAVTGQGALEWIEQREKALLSIASLLKAAPDKTADKVQQLLEKNRNLEKELEKLKSKLASSAGDEMTGQAVDVNGVKVLAVKLDDVDPKALRDLADQLKNKLGSAALVLAAVSGDKVSLIASVSKDAMDKVKAGELVNFVATQVGGKGGGRPDMAQAGGNDPAGLPAALAAVPEWVRERLG from the coding sequence ATGAAAAAAATGACCAGCGCCGAATTACGGGCCGCCTTTTTGGAATTCTTTCGCCAACACGGCCACGCCGTGCGCCCTTCCAGTTCGCTGATACCGGGCAATGATCCGACATTGTTGTTCACCAACGCCGGGATGGTGCAGTTCAAGGATGTGTTCCTGGGCCGCGAAAAGCTTGATTTCACCCGCGCCGCCACCAGCCAGCGTTGCGTTCGCGCCGGCGGCAAGCATAACGACCTGGAAAACGTCGGCTATACCGCGCGTCATCATACTTTCTTCGAAATGCTGGGTAATTTCAGTTTCGGCGATTACTTTAAACGCGATGCGATCCATTTTGCCTGGGACTTCTTGACCAAGGAATTGGGCATTTCGCCGACAAGATTATGGGTAACGGTGTTCGACGAAGACTCCGAAGCCGAAGCCATCTGGCTGGAAGACGTCAAGATCGACCCGACCCGCTTTTCCAGAATCGGCGCCAAGGACAATTTCTGGTCGATGGGCGACGTCGGCCCGTGCGGACCTTGCACCGAAATCTTCTACGATCATGGCGAACATGTCGCCGGCGGCCCTCCAGGCAGTCCGGACGAAGATGGCGACCGCTACATTGAAATCTGGAACCTGGTGTTCATGCAATACGACCGCGACAAGGATGGCAATCTGACGCCGCTGCCGGCGCCATCGGTCGATACCGGCATGGGCCTGGAGCGGATTTCCGCCGTGATGCAGGGTGTGCACAGCAACTACGAAATCGATTTGTTCCAAAACCTGTTGAAAGTGGCGGCGAGCTTGGCTGGCACCGACGACTTGACCAATAGCTCGTTGCGGGTTATTGCCGACCACATCCGTTCCTGCGCATTTTTGGTGGCCGACGGCGTACTGCCGTCCAACGAAGGCCGTGGCTACGTGTTGCGCCGCATTGTCCGCCGCGCAATCCGTCACGGTTACCGTTTGGGCATTAAAGACACTTTCTTCTACAAACTGGTCGCGCCGCTGGTCGCCGAAATGGGCGAAGCGTATCCGGAACTGGCCAAGGCCCAGGAGCAGGTCGAGCGCGTCTTGAAAAAAGAGGAAGAGCGCTTCGCCGAGACCCTGGAACAAGGCATGAAAATCCTGGAAACTTGCGTCGCCAAGCTGGACGGTCACGTCATCCCCGGCGATGTGGTGTTTCAACTTTATGATACCTACGGCTTCCCGGTGGATTTGACCGCCGATTTCGCTCGCGAACACGACCTCAGTGTCGATCACGCCGGCTTCGAAGTGGAAATGGCTGCTCAGCGCGACCGTGCCCGCGCCGGGGGCAGTTTCGCGGCCGATTACGATCAAGACATCAAGCACGACAGCGCTACCGAATTTACCGGTTATTTCCATCTGGACGGCTCGGTGCAAATCCTCGGCCTGTTCAAGAAAGGTCTGCCGGTCGATAGCCTGGAAGCCGGCGACGAAGGCGTGGTGATTCTTGATCAAACGCCGTTCTATGCCGAGTCCGGCGGCCAGGTCGGCGACAGCGGACGCATCGAATGCGACGGCGCTGTCTTCGAAGTCCACGATACCCAAAAGCAGGGCGGTAAACTGTTCTTGCACAAAGGCAAGGTGTTGCAAGGCGTACTGAACGAGGGCCAAGCTTGCGAAGTCAGCGTCGACGCCGAAATCCGCAAGGCCACCGAACGCAACCACTCCGCGACCCATTTGCTGCATGCCGCCTTGCGAGCTACGCTGGGCGAACATGTGGCACAGAAAGGTTCTCAGGTCAACGCCGAGCGCCTGCGTTTCGACTTTTCGCATTTCGAGCCGATGACGGCGGCGGAAATTGCCACCGTCGAACGCTTGGTCAACGAACAGATTCGTTTGAACAACCCGGTGGCCGCCGAAATCATGGCTAAAGACGACGCGGTGAAAGCCGGCGCGATGGCCCTGTTCGGCGAGAAATACGGCGACGAAGTGCGGGTGTTGAAAATCGGCGACTTCTCCACCGAGTTGTGCGGCGGCACTCACGTTGATAGAGCCGGCGACATCGGCTTGTTCAAAATCGTCGGCGAGACCGGCGTCGCCGCCGGCGTCAGACGTCTTGAAGCCGTCACCGGCCAAGGCGCCCTGGAATGGATAGAACAGCGTGAAAAAGCCTTGCTCAGCATCGCCAGCCTGCTGAAAGCCGCGCCGGATAAAACCGCCGACAAGGTTCAACAGTTGTTGGAAAAGAACCGCAACCTGGAAAAAGAGCTGGAAAAACTCAAATCCAAACTGGCCAGCTCGGCCGGCGACGAAATGACCGGCCAGGCGGTCGATGTCAACGGCGTCAAAGTGTTGGCCGTGAAACTGGACGACGTCGATCCGAAGGCTCTGCGCGATCTGGCTGATCAACTAAAAAACAAACTGGGCAGTGCGGCCTTGGTGTTGGCGGCGGTGAGCGGCGACAAAGTCAGCCTGATCGCCAGCGTTTCCAAGGATGCGATGGACAAGGTCAAAGCCGGCGAATTGGTGAATTTCGTCGCTACCCAAGTCGGCGGCAAAGGTGGCGGCAGGCCCGATATGGCGCAAGCCGGGGGTAATGATCCTGCCGGATTGCCGGCGGCGCTGGCGGCGGTGCCGGAATGGGTGAGAGAAAGGCTGGGTTAA
- a CDS encoding aspartate kinase, giving the protein MALYVYKFGGTSVGTVERIKAVAEKVKKAHDAGDQIVVVVSAMSGETNRLVALAKEMQPQPTDREMDVLLSTGEQVTIALLSMALHQLGCEARSYTGAQVRILTDSAHTKARIREIDEANMRADLDAGRVVVVAGFQGVDENGNITTLGRGGSDTTGVALAAALKADECHIYTDVDGVYTTDPRVVPKARRLDSITFEEMLEMASLGSKVLQIRSVEFAGKYNVKLRVLSSFAEGNGTLITYEESEMEKALISGIAFNRDEAKLTLTGVSDLPGVASKILGPIAAENIEVDMIVQNISAHGTTDFTFTVNRNDFARAQKVLEGLRADLGGNSTVIGDNSIVKISIVGVGMRSHAGIASTMFKVLADEGINIQMISTSEIKISVVVDEKYLELAVRALHKAFGLDQE; this is encoded by the coding sequence ATGGCATTGTACGTCTATAAATTTGGCGGCACTTCTGTTGGTACGGTCGAACGTATCAAGGCAGTTGCCGAGAAAGTCAAAAAAGCCCACGACGCGGGCGATCAGATTGTGGTAGTGGTCTCGGCGATGAGTGGCGAAACCAACCGTCTCGTGGCGCTGGCGAAAGAAATGCAGCCGCAACCGACCGACCGGGAAATGGACGTATTGTTGTCCACCGGCGAGCAGGTCACCATCGCATTATTATCGATGGCGCTGCATCAACTCGGTTGCGAGGCGCGTTCCTACACCGGCGCCCAGGTTCGCATCCTGACAGACAGTGCTCATACCAAGGCGCGGATTCGCGAAATCGACGAGGCCAATATGCGGGCTGACTTGGATGCCGGCCGGGTGGTCGTGGTGGCGGGATTTCAGGGCGTGGACGAAAACGGCAACATTACCACCTTGGGACGCGGCGGCTCGGATACCACCGGCGTGGCGCTGGCGGCGGCATTGAAGGCAGACGAATGCCACATCTACACCGATGTCGATGGCGTCTATACCACCGACCCGCGCGTGGTGCCCAAGGCCCGCCGCCTGGATAGCATTACTTTTGAGGAAATGCTGGAAATGGCCAGCTTGGGCTCGAAAGTGTTGCAAATTCGCTCGGTCGAGTTTGCCGGCAAATATAATGTCAAGCTGCGCGTACTGTCTTCGTTTGCGGAAGGCAATGGCACTCTTATTACCTACGAGGAATCAGAAATGGAAAAAGCGTTAATTTCGGGCATAGCTTTCAACCGGGACGAGGCGAAGCTGACGTTGACCGGTGTGTCCGATCTGCCCGGCGTGGCGTCGAAAATCCTGGGGCCGATCGCCGCCGAAAATATCGAAGTCGATATGATCGTCCAGAACATTTCCGCCCACGGCACTACCGACTTTACCTTTACCGTTAACCGCAACGATTTTGCCCGAGCCCAAAAAGTGTTGGAAGGCTTGCGGGCCGACTTGGGCGGCAACAGCACGGTGATTGGCGATAACAGTATCGTCAAGATCTCCATCGTAGGCGTCGGCATGCGCTCACATGCCGGTATCGCCAGTACCATGTTCAAGGTGCTGGCCGACGAAGGTATCAACATCCAGATGATTTCCACTTCCGAGATCAAGATTTCGGTAGTGGTGGATGAAAAATATTTGGAGCTGGCGGTGCGTGCCTTGCACAAGGCGTTTGGCTTGGATCAGGAATAG
- a CDS encoding DUF2442 domain-containing protein: MQYMPVVVDAEYLSDYKIKLTFDNGEKRIADCWKWLNGEVFEPLKDKQYFQKFFVDGWSISWPNGADIAPETLYEEGEVI, translated from the coding sequence ATGCAATACATGCCCGTTGTTGTTGATGCCGAATATTTAAGCGATTACAAAATCAAGCTGACTTTTGATAACGGCGAAAAAAGGATTGCCGATTGTTGGAAATGGTTGAATGGCGAGGTTTTCGAGCCATTGAAGGATAAACAGTATTTTCAGAAGTTTTTTGTCGATGGTTGGAGTATATCCTGGCCGAATGGGGCGGATATTGCGCCGGAGACTTTGTATGAAGAGGGTGAGGTTATTTAG
- a CDS encoding DUF2442 domain-containing protein — MKLKQIEQIEGYRFTLTFESGEVIQTDLKDLISSFVAEDALQTARIDPDWACLEFNQGFADIEPKTLYRYACEASHHQQAA; from the coding sequence ATGAAACTAAAGCAGATTGAACAGATTGAAGGCTACCGTTTTACATTGACGTTCGAAAGCGGCGAAGTCATACAGACCGATTTGAAAGATTTGATTAGTTCATTTGTAGCCGAGGATGCCTTGCAGACAGCTCGAATCGACCCGGACTGGGCATGCTTGGAGTTTAATCAGGGTTTTGCTGATATAGAACCCAAAACCTTGTATCGATATGCTTGCGAAGCGAGCCATCATCAACAGGCAGCATAA
- a CDS encoding EAL domain-containing protein, producing MIKNKIDAIKQELEHVLYLNLDEFRLEAERDEVLSRFIGLRLRSEFQPIFDTGRSEGLLGYEALLRPSTGIEAVTPGFAFSVADSEGKLVKLDRVARTLHMLNYLTLPEQRGLLFLNVHPKLLVSVTTHGKVFEHILHQHSVPTRQVVIEINESQVDADGALLEAIDNYRDRGYRIALDDFGSQHSNLNRLWKLSPDFVKLDLTIIKQAQRDTKLRRALPKLIDVIHALGAQTIIEGIENEIQLDIALDAGAKLLQGYYLGRPAAAGHWGQQSKPFHDNVLMPGAPHHFGSFSVPAQCGM from the coding sequence ATGATTAAAAACAAGATAGACGCCATCAAACAAGAGCTGGAACACGTGCTTTATCTCAATCTGGATGAGTTTCGACTCGAGGCCGAGCGGGATGAGGTGCTGAGCCGATTCATCGGCCTGCGTCTGCGTAGCGAGTTTCAGCCGATATTCGACACCGGTAGATCTGAAGGTTTGCTGGGTTATGAAGCCTTATTGCGCCCTTCCACCGGTATCGAGGCCGTTACTCCCGGTTTTGCCTTCAGCGTGGCCGACAGCGAAGGCAAACTGGTCAAGCTGGATCGGGTCGCCAGGACTTTGCATATGCTCAATTATCTGACATTGCCGGAACAACGCGGTTTGCTGTTCCTGAATGTGCACCCTAAATTACTGGTCAGTGTCACTACGCATGGCAAGGTATTCGAACATATCCTGCATCAGCATTCGGTACCTACCCGGCAGGTCGTAATCGAAATCAACGAAAGCCAAGTCGATGCCGACGGAGCCTTGCTGGAGGCGATCGATAATTATCGCGACCGGGGCTATCGGATCGCGCTAGACGATTTTGGCAGTCAACATTCCAATTTGAACAGGCTTTGGAAATTGTCACCCGATTTCGTCAAACTCGATCTGACGATTATCAAGCAAGCTCAACGCGATACCAAACTACGAAGGGCTCTGCCCAAACTTATCGACGTGATTCATGCGCTCGGCGCCCAAACCATTATCGAAGGTATCGAAAACGAAATTCAACTAGACATCGCCCTTGATGCCGGCGCAAAACTGTTGCAAGGCTATTATCTGGGGCGGCCCGCTGCGGCCGGACATTGGGGGCAACAGTCCAAACCGTTTCATGACAATGTGTTGATGCCGGGAGCGCCGCACCATTTCGGTAGTTTCAGCGTGCCGGCACAATGCGGCATGTGA
- a CDS encoding host attachment protein, translating to MSGTWIVVADSSRARFFSWVSRVEPLLELEGMAHSEGRMRDQDEVSDRQGGIAGGHGEGGHAFEAPTDLKHHEAEVFAKLIADKLEHSRVNHDYDKLILVAPPAFLGALRHALNDHVQALVGNSLDKNLVAEDEASIREHIL from the coding sequence ATGTCAGGTACTTGGATTGTAGTAGCGGATAGCAGTAGGGCGCGGTTTTTCTCATGGGTAAGCCGGGTGGAGCCGTTGCTGGAGCTGGAGGGTATGGCGCATAGCGAAGGCAGAATGCGAGACCAGGACGAGGTTAGCGATCGACAGGGCGGAATTGCCGGCGGCCATGGCGAGGGTGGGCATGCCTTCGAAGCGCCGACCGACCTGAAACATCACGAAGCTGAGGTTTTTGCCAAATTGATCGCGGACAAACTGGAACACAGCCGAGTCAATCACGATTACGACAAGTTGATTTTGGTCGCGCCGCCGGCTTTCTTGGGAGCTTTGCGGCATGCGCTGAACGATCATGTTCAGGCCTTGGTCGGCAATTCGCTGGATAAAAATCTGGTTGCGGAAGACGAAGCCTCGATTCGCGAGCATATTTTGTAA